Proteins found in one Bremerella volcania genomic segment:
- a CDS encoding TPR domain-containing glycosyltransferase, with the protein MIVRDAARTLEPCLESIRPWVDEIVIVDTGSVDQTLEIAERYQARVFHFPWCDDFSAARNESLRYASGEWIFWMDADDTIDAANGHKLRGLVDQDHHENTLGYVVQVHCPATGEGQDFTAVDHVKLIRNRPDLRFEGRIHEQILSAIRNAGGDTAWTDIFVTHSGSDQSAEGRRKKHERDLRILHLDHQERPEHPFVLFNLGMTYADMEQYEKAVDWLQQSIARAQPPESHLRKAYALLASSLYQLGRKAEAKDVCERGLKVASNDPELLFRKAMLAHEAGSLEEAEAAYRQALKPSVERHFASIDMGIIGAKARHNLACVYADMNRDDLAEIQYRRAVRTKRCTASGPVLIASLIRQRKFTSAELELEWLEQNSLEVWQVLLLRSQLHEAQGSLTKARDLLTEATSRFSDKPDVWEALARFLFERDELDQAVEPLSELVDLEPHNAAAWHNLGIAKLRGGDLPGAQAALRVSLDLRPESNSTREALQEASQVVREQVAI; encoded by the coding sequence ATGATTGTGCGAGACGCCGCACGAACGCTGGAACCATGTCTGGAAAGTATTCGTCCTTGGGTGGATGAGATCGTCATCGTCGATACTGGCTCGGTGGACCAAACGCTCGAAATTGCCGAACGTTATCAAGCCAGGGTTTTTCATTTTCCCTGGTGCGATGACTTCTCAGCAGCACGCAATGAATCTCTCCGCTACGCAAGCGGTGAATGGATCTTTTGGATGGATGCCGACGATACAATCGATGCGGCCAACGGACACAAACTGCGGGGACTCGTTGATCAAGATCATCATGAAAACACGCTGGGGTACGTGGTCCAAGTGCATTGTCCCGCGACAGGCGAAGGCCAGGACTTCACCGCGGTTGACCATGTAAAGCTCATTCGCAATCGGCCCGATCTGCGGTTTGAGGGACGCATCCATGAACAGATTCTTTCCGCTATCCGCAATGCCGGTGGCGATACGGCATGGACCGACATCTTCGTTACGCACTCAGGCAGCGATCAATCTGCCGAGGGGCGGCGTAAAAAGCACGAACGCGATTTGCGGATTCTCCATCTGGACCATCAGGAACGTCCCGAGCATCCGTTCGTGCTATTTAATTTAGGTATGACCTACGCCGATATGGAGCAGTATGAAAAGGCCGTTGATTGGCTCCAGCAAAGCATAGCACGAGCCCAACCGCCCGAGTCGCACTTGAGAAAAGCATACGCGCTACTCGCGTCTAGCCTGTATCAGTTGGGTAGAAAGGCGGAAGCAAAAGATGTCTGCGAACGTGGTTTGAAAGTGGCAAGCAACGATCCGGAATTACTATTTCGCAAAGCAATGCTTGCCCATGAGGCGGGAAGCTTAGAGGAAGCAGAAGCCGCCTATCGCCAGGCACTCAAGCCCTCGGTCGAGCGTCACTTCGCGAGTATCGACATGGGGATCATCGGTGCGAAGGCCCGGCATAATCTAGCGTGCGTCTATGCCGACATGAATCGAGATGACTTGGCAGAAATACAGTATAGGCGTGCAGTACGCACCAAGCGTTGCACCGCGTCTGGTCCCGTTCTGATAGCGTCCTTAATTCGCCAGAGGAAATTTACATCCGCCGAGTTGGAACTCGAGTGGCTTGAGCAGAACTCGCTTGAAGTTTGGCAGGTATTGCTGCTTCGTTCTCAACTTCACGAGGCCCAGGGGAGTCTGACGAAAGCGCGTGACCTCTTAACGGAGGCGACCAGTAGGTTCTCTGACAAACCGGACGTGTGGGAAGCATTGGCGAGATTTCTTTTTGAACGTGACGAACTCGATCAGGCGGTCGAGCCACTTTCAGAGCTGGTTGATCTCGAGCCGCACAATGCAGCTGCGTGGCACAATCTTGGTATCGCCAAACTGCGAGGCGGTGATCTTCCAGGGGCTCAGGCTGCTTTGCGAGTATCGCTCGATTTGCGTCCGGAGTCGAACTCCACGAGGGAGGCCTTGCAGGAGGCCAGTCAGGTTGTCCGCGAGCAAGTTGCAATTTAA